The Rickettsia endosymbiont of Gonocerus acuteangulatus nucleotide sequence TTCTACTAAATCGCTATCACTACAATTATAATTTTCAGAAATATTTATCAAAATTTTAGTTGGTACGCTCTCTGATTTCTTATCTTCTGCTAAAGTTTTATAACTATTTACACATAATAATGCTACTAATATAAATTTTCTAAACATAATACCTACCTATTATATTGAGTTTATTAAAATAAATTAATAAATACAAAATGCAAGTATTAATGAGTAATTAATTATTATGTGAGGGTAACACGGCATTATTATAATATCTTTGTTTATAATATATTTTATAATTTTCACTTCTTATATTATTAAACAACTGTTCTTGTTGTTTTTTAATTTGATAGCTTAAGGAATTAGGCTTAATATTACTAGTTTGAAAATTGTCTTCACAAAATTTTAAAAAACCTGAAATTAATGTCTCTACTCTCTGAGCATCAGTTTTTCTTTCACTAAATTGCATAGAAAAATTGCTAGGATTATTATGATCTAAATAAAATTTTCTATATTCTTCATAAATTCTATTTTCTTTTTTAACCTGTTTTTCTGAAAAAGAAAATTTTCTTTCAAATAATTTATGTATTTCGGTGCAATCACTCCAGGGCAATTTTATAGTTTCTTGCTCTATTACTATATCTTGAGTAGTTTCTGTAACTTGAATATCGTTAAAATCGGCATTAATTTTTACTGCACTTACTAATATTACAAAACATATTATTGATTTAATATTCATAAATTTAGTTAATTTTAACTGGGATCGGGACCATAATACTACTTTTATATCTTTTATTACTAGTAAAAAATGGCTTTTTCTGAACTTTATTATTACTGACTACAGCCTTATCTACTAAAATATCCTCACTATTATTTAAGTAACCATGCAATGAAGCTTTATAAAGTGCCATATTACTTGCTATTTTCACTACATCCTGTTTATATTTAAAACCCAAAGAATGAGTAGCGGAGTGATAATGTGCTATAGCTTTATGCCAATTTTTAAGCTGATCATATTTTGAACGTAGAAATTCTGCACCATAACGAACATTATTATTCGGCTCAAATGCCTGATCAAGAGAGTTAAAAGCTCCTAAATGATGTCTTAAATTAATCTGCATACATCCAACGTCGATGCTTTCACGCCCCCTTATAATTTCTTTTCTTACAAAATTTACTGCCTCTCTTTTAGTATTAAAGTGATAGCCTTTACCCTCAACATTAACAGTCCAAGGCCATACTACTCTAAGGTTACAAGTTTTATGTTTTTTACCTGATTCCTTTAAAGCAATTGAATGAAGTGTATTAGACGGGATATTAAATTTTTTTTCAAAATAAGGGAAAAGTTTAGAACATTTTAAAGACTCAGCTATTTCAGGATCAGCAATAGCTATTGATGAAAAGAAGATATAAGGAATTGTGAAAATCAATAGCTTAACAAACATTTACCCTAAATTATTTCATTATTTTTGAATAAATTAACATAACATAACTTTTCTAATTAAGCAAGAAAAGTTATATTACAAAAGACTAAATAATTATTCTAGATTATTGATGCCTGTGTTGCTTTCTACTCCCCCTAAGGTTTTTAATACTTGTTCTAATTCAGAAAATGGATTTGTTAATTCGACTTCAAGTATTTTTTTATTATTGCCTAAGGTTAATTCTGGCTGCTTATAAAATATCTCTTTACCTGATTCGGTAGGTTTTACAATATCAAATCTTACCTTAAATTCTAAACCCAATCTATATTCTTCGTCGCCACAAACTCTATAATCATTAACTATGATTTTAAATATTTCTGCTTTTGTTGGATCATTCTTAGTGGTCAAAACTTACGCTATGTTTGGTTCTAAATATCGTAAAGATGGAGAACGCAGCTGTTGTTGCATATAGTCATCTAAAAGCCCTAACTTTATTTGGTAAACCGTTTTACCGATTGTATTTGCAGTCCTTTTGAGAAATGCCCAAACTAAAAATGCCCAACTAATATGATTACGTTGAATACGCTGTTTCCTGCATTGACAACGTTCTATCCCAGTAAGTTGCTTAATTTCTCTGTGCATGCTCTCAATTACCCATCGAAAGCCACACTCATCTTGTGCAGCTTTAGAAGATTTGTGAGTTTTGTTATTGGTAACAACATACTCAACTCTGTTGGTAGAAACAGTAAATTTAAACAAATTAACATGCTTATTTTTAGCAAAGCCTTTTATATGAATCTCTACTCCATGCCTGATCTCTTCATCTGAAAATGTCAACTCTTTTACAGCTTTATAAGGTTTAGAATCGTGTGTTTTACTAACGTTTCTATTGGCTTTAATAGGGGCATAATAATATTTCCCCAGAGAGTCAACATGTTGCATAATTTTGTGTGTAGAATACCATGTGTCAAAAAGTACTGTTTGAAAAGGAATCTTCTTGCTATAAACAGCATTATTTAACATGTTTAATAGGTGTTCTAGTTTTGTTGCTCCATCATGATCAGGTGCAAAAATTCGATAATCTATTACCCAAAACTTATTAATATCAGGGTTATAATATACCAGACTCACTACTCCTATACCTTTAGTAACTCTACCTGTAGCTCCACTGTACTACGATCTTGCAATTTCTATTTGCTTCGTATTCCTTTTATTTAAAACCGTATCATCAAATATTGTATATCCATTAGATGAAAAAATAACATCATTCTTGATGTGTTCCCATAACAAAGAAGGTGTATATTTTTCATTCCTTAAAAATCTATTAATAACATCATGACTACATTTCTTTGCATGTTCAGCGTAGTAGGTTAAACTATAATTCTTTTGGCTAACTATTAAAAATTGACAATAATCTGTCCTATTAATTGGTATTGCTTGCAACTTTATCCTCTTTGACATGTTTAATTATTTTTACAATAATTTATCACTTTTTTACTCATAGCGTAAGTTTTGTGGTGTATAAATCTTGACCAAAATATTCTAATATTTCCTTTAACTTTTCTTTAACTTCTATAATATTTTCTTTTGATTTTTCTTTAATCTGCTCTAATGATATTTGAATATCTTGAAATTTTTCTTTTCTGTTATCAATATTATTTTCATTGCTAGTAAGATCTATAATTTCATTTATTATATCTAAATAAATTTGTAAATTTGGGCTTTTTATTGTTCGCTGTTACTTTTTTTAATATGCTAATTAAAGACTCTCTCACAGAATATATCCTTTTTTAAATTAAGTTTAAATTTTAATACCACAAAATATGGTATTAATTTTTTGGAAATGCAATATATGAATATTATTAAGATTTGTCAATAAAATAGATGGGTTAAGAAAAATTTAGGAGTTTTTAAGACATAAAGAAAAATGCCATAATTTATCCTATAAAACAAAAGAAATTATGACATTTTAAATTTTAAAAGGTGAGTTTAAATTAAATAAGAAAAATCACCTAAAGCCTCGATTTCATCTCTAGTATGAGTATTCTCATATTCTATTGCAAAATTTTTCAATATCTGTTCTGATGCAACACTTGATTGCCCTCCAAAAAACTCCCCCAAATATTCCAAAGGATTTTTAGGAACATTTAACATAATTTTAGTTAAGGGATATCTTAAATCATCAGATAAGCTTATATCAATAGCACGAATATCTGTTGTTAATGTGTTATATTTATTACAAACTTCTGAATCTTTAAAAAAACCTTTTTCTAAAATTGAAAGATTTCCATAATATTTAAGCAATTCTTTGGTAAGTTCTTTTGCTTCCGCTAAAAGATATTTTTTTGTGTCACCTGTTTCTAAAATAGTTTTTACAACGTCTGCATCTAATCCCATCTCTGTTAAATTCTTTAACTCCTCATTATAATTTTTTAATAATTCGTTGATACTATTAATCTTTCCTTT carries:
- a CDS encoding DUF2532 domain-containing protein; protein product: MNIKSIICFVILVSAVKINADFNDIQVTETTQDIVIEQETIKLPWSDCTEIHKLFERKFSFSEKQVKKENRIYEEYRKFYLDHNNPSNFSMQFSERKTDAQRVETLISGFLKFCEDNFQTSNIKPNSLSYQIKKQQEQLFNNIRSENYKIYYKQRYYNNAVLPSHNN
- a CDS encoding lytic transglycosylase domain-containing protein, with the translated sequence MFVKLLIFTIPYIFFSSIAIADPEIAESLKCSKLFPYFEKKFNIPSNTLHSIALKESGKKHKTCNLRVVWPWTVNVEGKGYHFNTKREAVNFVRKEIIRGRESIDVGCMQINLRHHLGAFNSLDQAFEPNNNVRYGAEFLRSKYDQLKNWHKAIAHYHSATHSLGFKYKQDVVKIASNMALYKASLHGYLNNSEDILVDKAVVSNNKVQKKPFFTSNKRYKSSIMVPIPVKIN
- a CDS encoding transposase, with translation MSLVYYNPDINKFWVIDYRIFAPDHDGATKLEHLLNMLNNAVYSKKIPFQTVLFDTWYSTHKIMQHVDSLGKYYYAPIKANRNVSKTHDSKPYKAVKELTFSDEEIRHGVEIHIKGFAKNKHVNLFKFTVSTNRVEYVVTNNKTHKSSKAAQDECGFRWVIESMHREIKQLTGIERCQCRKQRIQRNHISWAFLVWAFLKRTANTIGKTVYQIKLGLLDDYMQQQLRSPSLRYLEPNIA